The Cohaesibacter gelatinilyticus genome contains the following window.
GACTGCCGAATTTGCACACCTTCTGAAAAAGCTCACCCCTCTTGGAAATATATGAGCCCCACGCGAGAAAACGGGAAAGCTCTCAAACCAGATCACGGAGAGATCAAGATGGCTGGATATGTCTTGCATCATTATAACATTCTGGATGTCACCAGAATTGACGAACTGGGCCCATTGACCTTGCCCATCGCAAAAAAATACGGTGCGGAAATCATGATTGCCAGCCCGGCCAAGGCACTGAAAGGAAAGACGGACCATTCGCACATGGTCGTCTATAAACTCAAAAGCTTTGATG
Protein-coding sequences here:
- a CDS encoding DUF1330 domain-containing protein yields the protein MAGYVLHHYNILDVTRIDELGPLTLPIAKKYGAEIMIASPAKALKGKTDHSHMVVYKLKSFDAALAFYHSPELAELAEFRDQVIKGFSMVLPGHEETEAVVTSGYFLPSQTNEEKQEITYRK